In a single window of the Nocardioides massiliensis genome:
- a CDS encoding amidase, giving the protein MSSDITCFSTAREMAAAVAARRISARELLELHLERIDAVNGDVNALVSIDPDRARAAADEADARTMSGAPLGPLHGLPYAVKDTHEVADWRTTFGSVLFADHRPAHDELVVQRVREAGAVIVAKSNVPEFAAGSHTFNRIFGTTLNPWDASRSAGGSSGGSAAALASGMVPLADGSDMGGSLRNPASFCNVVGMRPSFGRVPQLPNPNIFETTSVQGPMARNVEDLALLLSVLAGPVAGNPAGHETPGESFARVDQVELAGMRFALSVDLDGAFEVDRQVAEIVTAQGAVLESLGASVESAAPDLREAEDTFRTLRAWHFQASYGELLAAHEGEFKASLADNIRVGEDLTGRDVARAYRQRTALAQRMVRFFETYDALVLPVSQVPPFPADQEYPADINGQEQATYLDWMRSAYFVTVTGCPAISVPAGFTAEGWPVGLQIVVRPNDERRLLAIARAFEAATRVGENRPTLG; this is encoded by the coding sequence ATGAGCAGCGACATCACCTGCTTCTCCACGGCCCGCGAGATGGCGGCCGCAGTGGCGGCACGGCGGATCTCCGCCCGCGAGCTGCTCGAGCTCCATCTCGAGCGGATCGACGCGGTCAACGGAGACGTCAACGCGCTGGTCAGCATCGATCCCGACCGGGCCCGGGCGGCTGCCGACGAGGCGGACGCCCGGACCATGAGCGGGGCACCGCTGGGGCCGCTGCACGGACTGCCGTACGCCGTGAAGGACACCCACGAGGTGGCCGACTGGCGTACGACGTTCGGCTCGGTGCTCTTCGCCGACCACCGTCCCGCGCACGATGAGCTGGTCGTCCAGCGCGTGCGCGAGGCGGGGGCGGTCATCGTCGCGAAGAGCAACGTGCCGGAGTTCGCGGCCGGGTCCCACACGTTCAACCGGATCTTCGGCACGACCCTGAACCCGTGGGACGCCAGCCGCTCGGCCGGGGGGTCCAGCGGCGGCTCGGCCGCCGCGCTCGCCAGCGGGATGGTGCCGCTGGCCGACGGGTCCGACATGGGCGGCTCGCTGCGCAACCCGGCGTCGTTCTGCAACGTCGTCGGGATGCGACCGTCCTTCGGGCGGGTGCCGCAGCTGCCCAACCCCAACATCTTCGAGACCACCTCGGTGCAGGGACCGATGGCGCGCAACGTCGAGGACCTCGCGCTGTTGCTGTCGGTGCTCGCCGGACCCGTCGCGGGCAACCCGGCCGGGCACGAGACCCCGGGCGAGAGCTTCGCCCGGGTCGACCAGGTCGAGCTCGCCGGCATGCGGTTCGCGCTGTCGGTCGACCTCGACGGGGCGTTCGAGGTCGACCGCCAGGTGGCTGAGATCGTCACGGCGCAGGGCGCGGTGCTGGAGTCGCTCGGAGCGAGCGTGGAGTCGGCGGCGCCCGACCTGCGCGAGGCGGAGGACACCTTCCGCACCCTGCGGGCGTGGCACTTCCAGGCGTCGTACGGCGAGCTGCTCGCTGCCCACGAGGGTGAGTTCAAGGCGTCGCTCGCCGACAACATCCGCGTGGGCGAGGACCTCACCGGCCGCGACGTCGCCCGTGCCTACCGCCAGCGCACGGCGCTGGCGCAGCGGATGGTGCGGTTCTTCGAGACCTACGACGCGCTCGTGCTGCCGGTGAGCCAGGTGCCGCCGTTCCCCGCCGACCAGGAGTACCCGGCCGACATCAACGGCCAGGAGCAGGCGACGTACCTCGACTGGATGCGCTCGGCGTACTTCGTCACCGTGACGGGCTGCCCGGCGATCTCGGTGCCCGCGGGCTTCACCGCCGAGGGCTGGCCGGTCGGCCTGCAGATCGTCGTCCGGCCCAACGACGAGCGGCGCCTGCTGGCGATCGCCCGCGCGTTCGAGGCAGCCACGAGGGTGGGGGAGAACCGCCCGACTCTTGGCTGA